One stretch of Natronobacterium gregoryi SP2 DNA includes these proteins:
- a CDS encoding PGF-CTERM sorting domain-containing protein — translation MQVVDNLRATGSEDNRTTTRIAGYLLATIAVLGLLAFLSIGLVAVGAAEETDDGPEQYLEENVTKESSDDPLEIEVAFAADFDDSELEVAEADVIWYDADEYANASDDAEVVESAVIDGEEGQTLAETFDRNDYGSLEFGDEYAVVVDGDDYIDDVARLDGGFVGGIGGADGSPGFGVVVAIAALAAAVGLAARGQ, via the coding sequence ATGCAGGTCGTTGATAACCTACGGGCGACCGGCTCGGAGGACAACCGCACAACCACCCGAATCGCGGGCTACCTCCTCGCGACGATCGCCGTACTCGGCCTGCTCGCGTTCCTCTCAATCGGCCTGGTCGCCGTCGGCGCTGCCGAAGAAACCGACGACGGCCCCGAACAGTATCTCGAGGAGAACGTCACCAAGGAAAGCAGCGACGACCCCCTCGAGATTGAGGTTGCGTTCGCAGCGGACTTCGACGACAGCGAACTCGAGGTCGCGGAAGCCGACGTGATCTGGTACGACGCCGACGAGTACGCGAACGCAAGCGACGACGCCGAGGTAGTCGAGTCGGCTGTGATCGACGGCGAAGAGGGGCAGACTCTCGCCGAGACCTTCGATCGAAACGATTACGGCTCGCTCGAGTTCGGCGACGAGTACGCGGTTGTTGTCGACGGCGACGACTATATCGACGACGTGGCGCGTCTCGACGGTGGCTTCGTCGGCGGGATCGGTGGCGCGGATGGCTCGCCTGGCTTCGGCGTCGTCGTGGCGATCGCGGCGCTGGCCGCTGCCGTCGGCCTGGCTGCTCGAGGACAGTAG